The DNA segment GCAACTCAAGTTGGTGAGATTGAAGGGAAGGGTGAGTGGTTTCTTTATCGCATGTCAAAGTGATTGAATTCATTGAGTCTCCATTCAAGAGCTGAATCAGTAAGAGCGAAAAAGAGTGGGACCTGTGTTGACTGCGGACGCCAAAATTTAATAGACCTTGCTTTGTCTTAACCAAAACAGGAACCTCAttggatagatgcatgcactcTCTGAAATCCTATCTCACATTGAATActtgaatttgaaaaagaaaaaaaaataaacagtgCTTTCTTCTTTCAACAGTTTGTCTGGCAGATTCTTCACATGGCATCTAATTTTGCGTTCAAAGAAGCAGTTCAGAGACgctggaagaaaaaaaaaatgatatgccTAAATTTATTCCATGTTTTACATTATAAGCTTCCAGTTGCCCATATAGGAGAGAGGACTGCCTAGCTCTCATATGCTCCATTTGgatgggaaaaaaatggaagagaacATGGAAACAGAACCATGAAGTGCCATTAGAAGTGTAGGTTGAAGAGCAAGAATGAAATATTCATTCGAGCAAACAGGCATAAAGCTCCTCCATAATAGGCAGAACTTCAGCATTTTCCCAGATGGAATTCATGCTTGCAGGGGAGTTCAAGCTGGAGCTTCCAGGAACACTGAAACTAGGAGCAGAAGTAGAAGTAGAAGCAGAAGCAGAAGCAGATGCAGCAGAGGGGTTAGATGCAAGAAAGAGCAAGTGATGAGCCTGGTTGAGCTTATGTGTGAGCCTGCCAACTTCACTCTGGAGCCGCTGGTTATGTGCCAAGACATTTTGGAGTTGAAGTTGGGTGGCCTTGTACTCGTGCTCAATGGCCTCGGTTTTGCAGCGGGCTCTCTTGTTTTGGTACCAAATGGCAACCTGTTTGGGTGGGAGACCAAGCTTGGAGGCCAGCTCCTGCTTGCTCTCTCCTTCAAGCTTGGGATTGGTGATGAAGCTTGTCTCTAAGAGGTGAAGCTGGTCCTGGGTGAGCCTTTTCTTGGCGGTGATGGATCTATGTTTGGATGAGCACTCCATTTCAGCtaccttttcttttgtttctgcttTCAGGAGATGGGGCGTGACTCCTGAGGTTGGGTTTTATAGGGAAGGGCTTTCCATGGGCCTGGCGGGTGAGGGTGGTGGTGATTGGTGAAGTGGGTGTGGGTCCAGTCGGCGTTCAGGCCGTGACGTAGTGGTCGTCGTTCGCGTGCATCCAATGCTTGGTCATCGTAGCGAGAACACTGACCACTTATGGCAGCTGATCCTTATCATTACCATGAAAACGACGTCGTTCATTTTCTTTATAGGTTTTGATTCaaaataccttttttattttattttaactttttaaattagtttgcaAATACAGTTTCTAAATTTGTACGAAagttaaggttttattttaactttttaaattaggttgtaaatttgtattaaagtcatcaattttaaaataatttttgtggtCCAAGAGACtattttaaataatagtttAGAAAAAAAAGTACTAAAATGCATATTTTAATAACCGAAATGGCCCGTCTGAATCAAAAGTTGTCTTTATCTTCTTCTGggttctgtttttttttccctcctttttatttttgcctCATCTTGACCCAATGCATTATGTATCATTCCAAAACACAAGGATTTCCTTGTCAAGATATCACTCAAGTGTCACCTcgggaaagaaaatattgaaggaaagaacaataaataaataaataaattggtaaattattttattttatttttttatttattttaactcataaataatttaaaaatacataaatttttaattaattttaatatttttttatatatttttcatacaataatcaaacattaaaaaaaataatttttttttatatttttttttctcttcttagtATTTTTCGGAACAAACATAGACGGGTGAGCTCCCTTTTAGCCACCTGCACTCGTGAAAATTAAGTTGAGGTACTTTAAGCCTTGAATGGCTGCGGACCATCTAGTGCCTAAGTTAGAGGTGAAAGGAGGAAGATAACGAACGGTAAAGCGGCATGTTGGTTGCTTCAATTATGTTTTTTCTTATCTCCATCATGTTCTACTTCTATGCAGTAGTTTAGTTGCTACTTGCTAGTTGCTCCCATGTGAAGGCATGGCCACACAGTATCTATCATAAGGAGCGACCTGCACATGTGCTTTTCTAGAGCATTTAATGTGTGTGGCGAGGTTCTCTCCGGCTATGGCTACGATAGGCTCCAGCATGGCTGGTGTGTAATGATGACTTCAAGGTTTGGCATACTTTCTCGTGTGGATTTTCCCTCGTGTCTCTTCGTACTCCTCCGCGGCTCGCGGCTTGGAACTCACTTGACGTCTGCTCTCCGTTTTCAGTTAGTGCCTAGTCTGCTCCTCCTTAATTCATTTCCCTCAAAAAGATTTTGCTAAGGTTTTCTTTTAGCTCCTTTATGGCGGAGGATAGAGAATTCTTTTAGCTCCCTTTTGTTCGAAGGACTTCAAGATTTTTAAGGGTATCAATCTAAACAACCCATTGTATTTAGAATGAATTAGTGGGGTTCCAAGGGAGATGGTGTTCTAACATTGCTTGCGCATTTCCAAGTTAGTTTTCGGCTTCCTCCCCCCTTCCCCCTGCTTATCCATCGTATCTATGGGTTGTTTGATGCCCCTTATGCTAACGTTCATGCATGCAATGTTGTAGATTGTTGACGTGTGAAGCTATTTTGAATTTGGTGGAGGGTTAGTACATTTCATCGGTGCAGACTTTCTTTATATATCAAATCAAGCTTCATAAAAATAGCAATTGACATTTGACTCCTAACCCGGTTTGGTATCTGAGCTTCTTAAGTCCAATAAGGGATAAGAGAAGAAAAGTCTTCCCTTAATCACAGGTGATTGAGAAGGTCTTCACCTTGGAGACCATCAATTTCAGCTTAAGTTATAGAGTCTATTTTGCCCTTGTCTTCTTTCTCCCATTTCCTTTTGTTACCTACTAATTTTTCCTTCTACGTGGATACGGAGTTAAAATaaacccttaaaaacatgacataatataatataataaaattttattaataaatttatttattttgattttttttgtcacTTTTATCCTTGATTACATTAATTACTATATAAGCATTTACACTTGTATCACTTATATTGTATATAACTTTGTTATATTAAAAGTTGCACATAAAAtctaagtcataggttccttagaaaataataaattgttcaCAATCAATTCATGAAATTGAGTAATCCATTAAAAGTAATAGTGCAtcacctcttaattggagggatgacttgtcttaatcatcatatgattttctcatggtgagtgtaTTGGCatgtatgattacacattggacaaTACCTACAATAAATCATGACATTAACTATCAGGTGGTCATAATTCAC comes from the Vitis vinifera cultivar Pinot Noir 40024 chromosome 12, ASM3070453v1 genome and includes:
- the LOC100262631 gene encoding homeobox-leucine zipper protein ATHB-52, which codes for MECSSKHRSITAKKRLTQDQLHLLETSFITNPKLEGESKQELASKLGLPPKQVAIWYQNKRARCKTEAIEHEYKATQLQLQNVLAHNQRLQSEVGRLTHKLNQAHHLLFLASNPSAASASASASTSTSAPSFSVPGSSSLNSPASMNSIWENAEVLPIMEELYACLLE